In the genome of Bremerella sp. P1, the window TCTTCCAACACTGGTAAAAGACTTTCACCATCCATGCTTGGAAGTGCTTGGATACCACCCAACGCATGGAGCGTCTGGACGATATCCGTTCCACCAACAGGTATCCCACAAACCTCCCCGGCCGGGAACCGACGAGGAAAGCGAAAGATCAATGGAGACGCTAAAGTGTCGTCATAGGGTGCGTTCTTTTTCTTGACGTGACCGTGATGCCCCATGCCTAGCCCCTGATCCGATGCGAAGATGAAAACCGTGTCTTCCAGCTGCCCCGTTTCCTGGAGAGCCTTTTCCAGACGCCCTACGCTTTCATCAATAGATAAGATGCACTCGTTATAACGCAGGATCAATTCTTGAACCGTACTTGTTTTCGGTGATGGCAGCTTGCGCACGTAGTTTGGCTTACCTTCGCGCGGAACCGCAAAGCTGCGGGGCAATTCGATACCAGAAACGCCGCTAAAAAACCCCTGATGCCTCTTAGCCGGTGTTTGCGGCGAGTGCGGACTCGAATAGCAAAGCCAGAGGTACCACGGTTGATCGCTCTCAGCTCGCTCTTCGATATAGTTGATGGCAAAATCCGTATACCGATCAACGCTGTAGCCGTTCAGCTCTATCGGATCATTGCCGTTGATGCTTACCTTTTGGTCGTAGTAGTAAGCGTTCACCATTCTCTTGTGCCAGTAGACCGCATAGTCCCAGTCAATGCCAACGGCCGGCATACGCGAGTAGATGTGCCATTTTCCGATCATCGCTGTGTGATAACCGGACTCCCGAAGACGTTGAACCCAAAAAGGATGGTGACGTATCTCTCGATTCAGATCATCTCCTTGCAGGGCGATGCCTCCAAAGTTCCCCCGAGCGGAGTGGGGAAGATTTCCCGTTAGCTGGCTGATTCTTGAAGGCACGCAGAACGTTGCCATGTAAACCGATTCAAACCTCACCCCTTCCCTGGCCAATGCGTCGATGTTTGGTGTCCGTACCCAAGGACGAGATTCAGGGTAACAGCTGACGGTTCGTGTACTCTGATCGTCCGTGAATACATAAAGAATATTTGGACGTTCCTTCGCCCATGAGCGAGATCCAGACAAAAACACAACAATCAGCATCAATGCCGGCAAAGTCAATTGCGAATGCAAACATCTCTTGCGCGAGGACAAGTCAAAAGCAATTCTCGGCATTCAGTGGGCCTCGATAGTTCAAAAAAAGCACTTTGCAATTACCACCATTGGCGGGATTGCACCCAACATCGAAACAACACCCCCATCAAGTAACAGCGAAAAGTACGTTTCATACCCTCCTATTTGTCCCGACAGCGTTGGTGCTATTAGAATTTCTCCAAGACTCATCGAAAAGTGTCGCATTTAGCGACACTTTTTAGCCTCTCGAGGAGATGTTAAGTAGGCAGCGGAATTATTGAGGCCAATCCCCCTATCTTGATGAAATATCATGACAGCTACGCCGTCTCCCCCCTCTGATGTATTCATCCAGCAACTCACCGGGAGCCAGTCTTCACTGCGGGCAATCATCATGGCTTCGCTAGGAAATCATGCAGATTGCGAAGATGTTCTCCAAGCGACGAATCTGGTGATTTGGAAGAAGGCTTCCGAGTTCGACCCGACGCGCCCCTTTCTTGCCTGGGCCTCTGGAATCGCGCGAATCGAGGTGCTGACATTCATTCGCGATCGAAAACGTGACCGACTTGCTTTTCGTGAGGATGTCGCTGAGTTGCTTATTGATGTCGCCGAGGTGGCTGCGGAATCGATTCCACAACGACAAATCGCACTCCGCCATTGCTTACAACAGTTACCCATGGAAAGTCGTGAACTGCTAAATCTCAAGTACGTTCGTAGCCAATCCACAAAACAGCTTTCCGCCGCAACAGGCCGTTCACTGGACGGAGTAAAGAGCGTTTTAGTGCGCATTCGGAGATTGCTGAGCGAGTGTGTTGAAAACAAAACCAAAGCGATGCCCGAAGCGTGAGAGCGTACTGGTATGAATGAACAACATCAACTTATCGAACAACTGGATCACTGGCTCTTAAAAGTCAGTGAAGGCACTGCAACCCCCGAAGAAACACATCACTTCAATGAACTGCTCGCAAGTAACGCGAGTCTGCGAGAATACGCTGCCAAGCGTCTCATTGATGACTCGTTGTTAGTAGAACATCTTCGAGAGTCGGCGGCTGAGTCGATCCTTCGTGGTCAATCGGTGCTGCCTGGTGAAGGCACAGAAACACAGCAAACGAGATCGCGTTTCTACCTGCCGATGTGGTCCGTGGTTTCGTTGGCTATCGCAGTTAGCATTCTCCTGATCTTGACATTGCCACAGATGTTTGACGGCACAGGCGCCAAGAATTCCTCGAGCCCTGTTGATGTAGCTGAAAACAGTGATTCCGAAGATGGGGCGTCTTTATTTCCAACGCTCGACGCTGATGCCGTTGCCACTCTTACCCGAGCAGTCGATGTGCAATGGGCCGAGGGACAGTCACCTTTGCATATTGATGCGAGCCTTCGCCCGAAGAGAATTCGACTGAACGAAGGCCTGATTCAGTTGGAATTTTTCAGTGGTGCCACCGTTGTTGTCGAAGGTCCGGCCGAGTTTGTCATTGAGTCTGCCTTACGATGTCGACTGCTGTTCGGAAAAGTACGGGCGGATGTTCCCATGCAGGCCCGCGGCTTCACCATCGCCCACAACTCACTTGATGCCGTTGATCTAGGCACCGAGTTTGCAATGCGCGTGGAAAAATCAGGAAATGGTGAGATCCATGTCCTTGAAGGTGACGTTTCGCTACGAACGCGTGATGGTAAGGAGAAACGCAAACTGAAAGTTGGTGAGGCCGTAAGCTATGATGCGGACGGAGTACTGACTACCCGAGGAGCGGAAAGCGATTCGTTCGTCGGAATTGAAAAGCTCAGGGAATTAGACAGGGAGCGACGAGATCATCGATTTCAGCGATGGCTTAAGCAACGAGATCAATGGGCAAACGATCCCGATGTCGTCCTGTATTATGACTTCCAGCAAGCAAATCAGGACAATCGCAGGCTACTCAGTGCTATCAATGGAGCTTCCGAGTCGGAGGATGGCGCCATCATCGGATGCCAATGGAGACAGGGTCGTTTTGCGGGAAAGTACGGCCTGGAATTCAAGCGAATCAGTGATCGGGTGCGAGTCAATGTTCCGGGAGAATTTGACTCATTGAGCATGGTTGTCTGGCTTCGTATCGAAGGAGCCGATCGTTGGTATAACTCCCTCCTGCTGACCGACGGATGGGACAAAGGTGAACCGCACTGGCAGATCACTCACGAGGGAAAGCTTCAATTGGGCGTCCAGGGAGGCGGAAATTATAACGGCCCGGTGGTTGTTAAACCGAGTCATCTCGGTCACTGGGTACAGCTTGCCACGGTCTATGACCACAAGAGAGGAGTAATCGACTTTTATCGTAATGGCGTGCTCACCAGAACTTCCCAGATAAGGGACACCACAGTCTTGCGGATCGGCGATGCGGAAATAGGAAATTGGAGGACACCCAAGTCAGGTGACCTAAATATCCGTAGCCTGAACGGCCTGATCGATGAAATTGCGGTCTTCTCACGACCGCTCACTTCAGAAGAGATCTTATCCGCATTCAATGCAGGCAATCCCGATCAATAGGCGGCCCTACAGAGGACGCCACCTGCGTCACCTACAGGTCGACCAGCTTGCGTGAATTTTTCCCCCACCATGAATCGTTTCAAGCCGAAGCTTGCTTACTCGCCCCTGATACTTCCACCACGCGATTTCACTCATGAAGTTTCCCTGCCTGATACTTTTGGCCTACTTAATCCTTCTGCCGACTACCGCCACGCTTGCAGCCGCGGGAGAACAGCGCCCCAACGTATTGTTCATCGCAATTGACGACTTGAACGAT includes:
- a CDS encoding sulfatase-like hydrolase/transferase, with the protein product MPRIAFDLSSRKRCLHSQLTLPALMLIVVFLSGSRSWAKERPNILYVFTDDQSTRTVSCYPESRPWVRTPNIDALAREGVRFESVYMATFCVPSRISQLTGNLPHSARGNFGGIALQGDDLNREIRHHPFWVQRLRESGYHTAMIGKWHIYSRMPAVGIDWDYAVYWHKRMVNAYYYDQKVSINGNDPIELNGYSVDRYTDFAINYIEERAESDQPWYLWLCYSSPHSPQTPAKRHQGFFSGVSGIELPRSFAVPREGKPNYVRKLPSPKTSTVQELILRYNECILSIDESVGRLEKALQETGQLEDTVFIFASDQGLGMGHHGHVKKKNAPYDDTLASPLIFRFPRRFPAGEVCGIPVGGTDIVQTLHALGGIQALPSMDGESLLPVLEDPDAELKRDVLLLTNTRTHFAEDIPRGVVRRNREASTNDQMPMWVMIRSGHYKYATYTGDEAFEEIYNLAEDPEELRNLALLPEYEPLLNELRMKAAKELSGTQSGFDNGHFIDFLPCLKDVSR
- a CDS encoding sigma-70 family RNA polymerase sigma factor gives rise to the protein MTATPSPPSDVFIQQLTGSQSSLRAIIMASLGNHADCEDVLQATNLVIWKKASEFDPTRPFLAWASGIARIEVLTFIRDRKRDRLAFREDVAELLIDVAEVAAESIPQRQIALRHCLQQLPMESRELLNLKYVRSQSTKQLSAATGRSLDGVKSVLVRIRRLLSECVENKTKAMPEA
- a CDS encoding LamG domain-containing protein translates to MNEQHQLIEQLDHWLLKVSEGTATPEETHHFNELLASNASLREYAAKRLIDDSLLVEHLRESAAESILRGQSVLPGEGTETQQTRSRFYLPMWSVVSLAIAVSILLILTLPQMFDGTGAKNSSSPVDVAENSDSEDGASLFPTLDADAVATLTRAVDVQWAEGQSPLHIDASLRPKRIRLNEGLIQLEFFSGATVVVEGPAEFVIESALRCRLLFGKVRADVPMQARGFTIAHNSLDAVDLGTEFAMRVEKSGNGEIHVLEGDVSLRTRDGKEKRKLKVGEAVSYDADGVLTTRGAESDSFVGIEKLRELDRERRDHRFQRWLKQRDQWANDPDVVLYYDFQQANQDNRRLLSAINGASESEDGAIIGCQWRQGRFAGKYGLEFKRISDRVRVNVPGEFDSLSMVVWLRIEGADRWYNSLLLTDGWDKGEPHWQITHEGKLQLGVQGGGNYNGPVVVKPSHLGHWVQLATVYDHKRGVIDFYRNGVLTRTSQIRDTTVLRIGDAEIGNWRTPKSGDLNIRSLNGLIDEIAVFSRPLTSEEILSAFNAGNPDQ